In a genomic window of Thermosynechococcus sp. CL-1:
- a CDS encoding sirohydrochlorin chelatase has translation MVVTLNDSILNPLGFSLDLPPLPQSRPLLLVGHGTRDPEGRQAFLDFAQAYYQLDPCRPVFPCFLELTEPSIFEVLSQCAAAGHTDLSVLPVLLFAARHNKFDVTNELDWARRAFPQLRYHYGRHYGIAPEILTLWRSRLERLDSPEFNPQGIGREETVLLVVGRGSSDPDANGDVFKLARMLWEGSGYKTVEVCFIGITHPRLPEGFGRANLYQPRRVIVLPHFMFTGALVKKIYTLTAEAQAAYPSVEYVNLPEIGLHPQLFYLTRQREIETHTGQVAMNCEACKFRLVAGHSHHHHHHQDHEHPSHSHDHGGHHPHHGSTVDLDHLPSYHQRIWQVP, from the coding sequence GTGGTTGTTACGCTCAACGATTCCATTCTCAATCCCCTCGGTTTTAGCCTCGATTTACCCCCTCTCCCCCAATCTCGACCGCTTTTACTCGTCGGTCATGGGACGCGCGATCCGGAAGGTCGCCAAGCATTTTTGGACTTTGCCCAAGCCTATTATCAACTGGATCCCTGCCGGCCTGTTTTTCCCTGTTTTCTGGAGTTAACGGAACCCTCGATTTTTGAAGTGCTCAGCCAGTGTGCTGCCGCAGGCCATACAGACTTGTCAGTGCTGCCAGTTTTACTCTTTGCTGCTCGCCACAATAAGTTTGATGTCACCAATGAGTTGGATTGGGCACGGCGGGCGTTTCCGCAATTGCGCTATCACTATGGCCGCCACTATGGCATTGCCCCCGAAATTTTAACCCTGTGGCGATCGCGCCTTGAACGCTTGGACTCACCAGAATTTAATCCCCAAGGCATTGGCCGCGAAGAAACCGTTCTCCTAGTGGTGGGACGCGGCTCCAGTGATCCCGATGCCAATGGCGATGTCTTTAAGCTAGCCCGCATGCTCTGGGAAGGCAGTGGCTACAAAACCGTTGAGGTCTGCTTTATTGGCATTACCCATCCCCGCCTACCCGAAGGATTTGGGCGGGCGAATCTTTACCAGCCCCGCCGCGTGATTGTTTTGCCCCACTTCATGTTTACAGGGGCATTAGTCAAGAAAATCTATACCCTTACCGCAGAAGCCCAAGCTGCCTATCCCAGTGTTGAATACGTGAACCTACCGGAAATTGGCCTGCATCCGCAACTATTTTATCTCACGCGGCAGCGGGAAATTGAAACCCATACGGGGCAGGTGGCCATGAACTGTGAAGCCTGCAAATTCCGCTTGGTGGCAGGCCATAGCCATCATCACCACCATCATCAGGATCATGAGCACCCCTCCCACAGCCATGATCACGGGGGGCATCACCCTCACCATGGATCAACCGTGGACTTGGATCACTTGCCCAGTTATCACCAACGCATTTGGCAAGTTCCCTAG
- a CDS encoding 2-isopropylmalate synthase: protein MRIKYPPQTVDRVLIFDTTLRDGEQSPGASLNVDEKLTIARQLARLGVDIIEAGFPFASPGDFEAVQRIAETVGTETGPVICGLARATRQDIEAAAKALKPAYYPRIHTFIATSDIHLEYKLKKTRAEVLEIAPEMVAYAKSFVDDVEFSPEDAGRSDPEFLYQVLERVIDAGATTINIPDTVGYTTPAEFGALIKGIKENVPNIDRAVISVHGHNDLGLAVANFLEAVKNGARQLECTVNGIGERAGNAALEELVMALYVRRQYFNPFLGRPPESEAPLTNINTREIYKTSRLVSNLTGMLIQPNKAIVGANAFAHQSGIHQDGVLKHKQTYEIMDAQLIGLADNQIVLGKLSGRNAFATRLRELGFELSETELNKAFLRFKDLADKKKEITDWDLEAIVKDETQAIDVQGYQLEFVQVSCGDRARPTATVTIRLPSGEELTDAAIGTGPVDAVYRAINRVVQIPNRLIEYSVQSVTAGIDAIGEVTIRLQHGDRIYSGHAANTDIIVASAHAYMNALNRLYRGLQQQRLHPQTAEVHGGTTP, encoded by the coding sequence ATGCGCATTAAATATCCTCCCCAGACCGTTGATCGGGTGTTGATTTTTGATACCACCCTGCGGGACGGTGAACAGTCGCCGGGTGCCTCGCTGAATGTGGATGAAAAACTCACGATCGCCCGTCAACTGGCCCGACTGGGGGTGGATATTATTGAAGCAGGCTTTCCCTTTGCCAGTCCCGGCGACTTTGAAGCCGTACAGCGGATTGCTGAAACCGTGGGCACCGAAACGGGGCCTGTGATCTGTGGCTTGGCTCGTGCCACCCGCCAAGATATTGAAGCCGCCGCAAAAGCCCTCAAACCCGCCTACTATCCCCGCATTCACACTTTCATTGCCACCTCGGACATTCACCTAGAGTACAAACTGAAGAAAACCCGCGCTGAGGTACTGGAAATTGCCCCCGAAATGGTGGCCTATGCCAAGTCCTTTGTGGATGATGTTGAGTTTTCCCCTGAGGATGCCGGGCGTTCGGATCCTGAGTTTCTCTATCAAGTTTTGGAGCGGGTGATTGACGCCGGTGCCACAACAATTAACATTCCCGACACCGTGGGGTACACCACCCCCGCCGAGTTTGGCGCCCTGATCAAAGGCATCAAGGAAAACGTGCCGAATATTGATCGTGCCGTCATTTCAGTCCATGGTCACAACGACCTAGGCTTGGCCGTTGCCAACTTCCTTGAGGCTGTGAAAAATGGGGCACGGCAACTGGAGTGTACGGTTAACGGCATTGGGGAGCGCGCCGGCAATGCTGCCCTTGAGGAATTGGTGATGGCTCTCTATGTGCGGCGGCAGTATTTTAACCCCTTCCTTGGCCGTCCCCCTGAATCAGAAGCACCCCTGACCAATATCAACACCCGCGAAATTTACAAAACCTCCCGCTTGGTTTCAAATCTAACGGGCATGCTGATTCAGCCCAATAAGGCGATCGTCGGTGCCAACGCCTTTGCTCACCAATCAGGCATTCACCAAGATGGCGTCCTCAAGCACAAGCAAACCTATGAAATCATGGACGCCCAGCTCATTGGCCTAGCCGACAATCAAATTGTTTTGGGCAAACTCTCTGGTCGCAATGCCTTTGCCACCCGCCTGCGCGAGCTGGGCTTTGAACTCAGTGAAACGGAACTCAACAAGGCGTTTTTGCGCTTCAAGGATCTGGCCGATAAGAAAAAAGAAATCACCGACTGGGATTTGGAAGCTATTGTTAAAGATGAAACCCAAGCCATTGATGTTCAAGGCTACCAGCTGGAATTTGTGCAGGTCTCCTGTGGCGATCGCGCCCGCCCCACCGCCACCGTAACCATCCGTCTGCCCAGTGGTGAGGAGCTGACAGATGCCGCCATTGGCACAGGCCCTGTGGATGCCGTCTATCGTGCCATTAACCGCGTGGTGCAAATTCCCAATCGCCTCATTGAGTATTCCGTGCAGTCAGTGACTGCGGGAATTGATGCCATCGGCGAGGTGACCATTCGCCTGCAACACGGGGATCGCATTTACTCGGGCCATGCCGCCAATACGGATATTATTGTTGCTTCGGCTCATGCCTATATGAATGCCCTCAATCGTCTCTATCGCGGGCTCCAGCAACAACGCCTCCACCCCCAGACCGCTGAGGTTCATGGTGGAACCACTCCCTAA
- a CDS encoding polysaccharide biosynthesis tyrosine autokinase has protein sequence MSSENNHLSLPSEASRPSLWQPQPIDKVTIDQVLRGLKRRSAVGILAGALVSIGFLGYSYLFLRSYRHSVLVQVEPIQSSGARLGTTLESVHRLALISLPLLSGETKGDVATLVQVLNSDIVLRPIYEKFLVENPDLDPKQYSYQSFIGSLKIQPAKLTSGNRLLDQSSQKIIEIQFSAREREKIESLLGILVEELKRFSEKEKQNQIADNLRYVNQEIQKTLSQIDDLEDQLNQFRFQNRVVRPDLVASQLNSVNSGSSDLETYLSLLDNLISARNENRVKLESAQATFKSLEGQLRLSPAEALAAANLAASQNYQELLTKLTETETRLAGEQAKVNENSPTVQALQEEKRLLLEQARQEARQITIRNQDQVRQPETLIGYQSAVSGSLIEKYIETRIELEALRRADAELSNQIQTTEAEISRVIRLANPYRKMEQRFAAAQEALRLLLQTRQSLQLQIAQRDFTWRVLSDIDNKEEYQVTPRLLRALVIALMLGGVSGLLLALILDWLDDRFLEVEQIRQQTPLPILGEIPLTKTFDQLAFSRLETPLTLWGLQHRLPSATPAFRESFYFLLTQLESLGLPRSLAITGTVGKEGQTTLAIYLAVAAAAMGKRVLLVDANLRQPSIHQGLGIPNVAGLGELLQGEMPFPHWFSLLANRAERLWVLTAGQVQQEPMILLSSARWFDFLEGAKDTFDCVILDVPPILAAAEAHRVLAAVERALLVVRLKKTRREAFAQALQACDLSLQQKLLGIVVNGVAVNHRDFRGYQNSAAESAVAPLSI, from the coding sequence ATGTCGAGTGAAAATAACCATCTGTCGTTGCCCTCTGAAGCCTCTCGGCCAAGTTTGTGGCAGCCGCAGCCAATTGATAAGGTGACCATTGATCAAGTACTTCGCGGGCTGAAGCGGCGTTCAGCAGTTGGCATCTTGGCAGGTGCGCTAGTCTCAATTGGCTTTTTGGGATACTCTTACCTCTTTTTGAGAAGCTATCGACACTCTGTGTTGGTGCAGGTTGAACCTATCCAATCCTCAGGCGCTCGGCTAGGAACAACTTTAGAGTCAGTCCATCGGCTTGCTCTAATATCCCTGCCCCTTTTGTCAGGTGAAACAAAAGGTGATGTGGCAACTTTAGTTCAAGTCCTCAATAGCGACATTGTTTTGCGTCCAATTTATGAGAAATTTTTAGTAGAAAATCCTGATCTAGATCCAAAACAATATTCGTATCAATCTTTTATCGGATCTTTGAAAATCCAGCCAGCGAAACTAACCTCAGGTAATAGGCTACTAGATCAGTCAAGTCAAAAGATTATAGAAATCCAATTTTCTGCAAGAGAAAGAGAAAAGATAGAATCACTCCTAGGAATCCTTGTTGAAGAATTAAAAAGATTTAGTGAAAAAGAAAAGCAGAACCAAATAGCGGATAATCTGCGCTATGTTAACCAAGAAATTCAGAAGACCCTGAGTCAAATTGATGATCTGGAGGATCAACTTAACCAATTTCGCTTTCAGAATCGGGTAGTACGACCTGACTTAGTTGCTTCCCAGTTGAACTCTGTGAACTCTGGCAGCAGCGATCTTGAAACGTATCTTAGCCTTTTGGATAATTTGATCTCTGCAAGAAATGAAAATAGAGTAAAACTGGAGTCGGCTCAGGCAACGTTTAAATCCCTCGAAGGACAGTTAAGGTTGTCTCCTGCTGAGGCACTTGCTGCCGCCAATCTAGCTGCTTCTCAAAACTATCAGGAGTTGCTAACAAAATTAACAGAAACAGAAACTAGGCTGGCTGGGGAGCAGGCCAAGGTGAATGAAAACTCACCGACGGTGCAAGCGCTACAGGAAGAAAAACGACTACTGCTAGAGCAGGCCAGACAGGAAGCGCGACAGATTACGATTAGAAATCAGGATCAAGTTCGTCAACCCGAAACGCTGATTGGTTATCAAAGTGCCGTTTCTGGGTCTCTAATCGAGAAGTACATAGAGACCAGAATTGAGCTTGAAGCGCTGCGGAGGGCGGATGCTGAATTAAGCAACCAAATTCAGACCACTGAGGCAGAGATATCGCGAGTAATACGCCTTGCCAATCCTTACCGCAAGATGGAACAACGTTTTGCAGCAGCACAGGAAGCTCTGAGGTTATTACTGCAAACTCGACAGTCCCTCCAGCTGCAGATTGCGCAACGGGACTTCACATGGCGAGTCCTCTCAGATATTGACAACAAGGAAGAATATCAAGTAACCCCGCGTTTATTACGGGCACTGGTGATAGCCTTAATGCTGGGGGGAGTGTCTGGGCTGCTTTTGGCCCTAATCCTCGATTGGTTGGATGATCGCTTTCTGGAAGTGGAGCAAATTCGCCAACAAACCCCCTTACCGATTCTTGGCGAGATTCCTCTGACGAAGACATTTGATCAATTGGCCTTTAGTCGCCTAGAAACACCGTTGACGCTCTGGGGATTGCAGCACCGTTTGCCGAGTGCCACACCTGCTTTTAGGGAAAGTTTTTACTTCCTGTTGACGCAGCTAGAGTCGTTGGGATTGCCCCGCTCTTTGGCAATAACGGGTACAGTGGGCAAAGAAGGACAAACGACCCTTGCGATTTACCTTGCGGTTGCAGCAGCGGCGATGGGAAAACGGGTCTTACTGGTGGATGCCAATTTGCGTCAGCCCAGCATTCATCAAGGACTTGGCATTCCCAATGTCGCAGGCCTAGGGGAGTTGTTGCAAGGGGAAATGCCTTTTCCCCACTGGTTCAGTCTTTTAGCAAATCGTGCGGAAAGACTCTGGGTACTGACGGCGGGTCAGGTTCAGCAAGAGCCGATGATACTGCTGAGTTCTGCGCGGTGGTTTGATTTCTTGGAGGGCGCTAAGGATACCTTTGACTGCGTGATTCTGGATGTGCCGCCGATTTTGGCTGCTGCGGAGGCGCATCGGGTTCTGGCAGCGGTGGAGCGGGCCCTCTTGGTTGTGCGCTTAAAGAAAACGCGACGCGAAGCCTTTGCTCAGGCCCTGCAGGCTTGCGATCTGAGCTTACAGCAAAAGCTGCTTGGGATTGTCGTCAATGGTGTAGCTGTCAACCACCGAGATTTCAGAGGTTATCAGAACAGTGCTGCTGAGTCAGCGGTGGCACCCCTCTCTATCTAA
- a CDS encoding NAD-dependent epimerase encodes MDILVTGVAGFIGNAVALELLKRGDRVIGLDNLNNYYDVNLKKARLERLNPFTASEQFVFRKIDLVDRAELNQLFTDFAPQRVIHLAAQAGVRYSIENPLAYIDSNIVGFIHILEACRYHQVEHLVYASTSSVYGANKKLPFSVHDNVDHPLSLYAATKKANELMAHTYSHLYDLPTTGLRFFTVYGPWGRPDMALFKFTKAILNNEPLPVFNYGKHRRDFTYIDDIVEGILRVLDRPATPNPSWSGENPDPATSLAPWRVYNIGAHRPVELLRYIELLETYLGKKAQLNLLPLQPGDVPDTYADVLELRADTGYEPTTPVEIGVQQFVHWYREYYGI; translated from the coding sequence ATGGATATTTTGGTGACGGGTGTTGCTGGGTTTATTGGCAATGCAGTAGCACTGGAACTACTTAAGCGGGGCGATCGCGTGATTGGTCTCGATAATCTCAACAACTACTACGATGTCAACCTCAAGAAAGCTCGCCTTGAACGCCTCAACCCCTTCACGGCAAGTGAGCAATTTGTATTTAGAAAAATCGACCTTGTAGATCGCGCAGAGTTGAACCAACTCTTTACAGACTTTGCCCCGCAACGGGTCATCCACTTAGCAGCGCAAGCGGGTGTACGCTACTCGATTGAGAATCCCTTGGCCTATATTGACAGTAATATTGTAGGTTTTATCCACATTTTGGAAGCCTGTCGCTACCATCAGGTAGAGCATCTCGTCTATGCCAGCACCTCAAGCGTCTATGGTGCCAATAAAAAACTACCCTTTTCTGTTCACGATAATGTTGATCACCCCTTGAGTCTCTATGCGGCCACCAAGAAAGCCAATGAACTGATGGCACATACCTACAGCCACCTCTATGACCTGCCCACTACTGGACTGCGCTTTTTTACCGTCTATGGCCCATGGGGGCGCCCCGACATGGCACTCTTTAAGTTTACGAAAGCCATTTTGAATAATGAACCGTTGCCTGTCTTTAATTATGGTAAGCATCGCCGCGACTTTACTTACATTGATGACATTGTCGAGGGGATTCTACGGGTGCTGGATCGACCTGCCACACCCAACCCTTCATGGAGTGGCGAAAATCCTGATCCGGCCACTAGTCTCGCACCTTGGCGTGTTTACAACATTGGTGCCCACCGCCCCGTCGAACTCCTACGGTATATTGAACTTTTAGAAACCTATCTTGGGAAGAAAGCGCAGTTAAATCTTCTGCCTCTGCAACCGGGCGATGTCCCCGATACCTACGCGGATGTGCTCGAACTTAGGGCAGACACAGGCTACGAACCCACAACTCCTGTTGAGATAGGCGTACAGCAATTTGTCCACTGGTATCGTGAGTACTATGGTATCTAA
- the tviB gene encoding Vi polysaccharide biosynthesis UDP-N-acetylglucosamine C-6 dehydrogenase TviB — protein MLNFSDTFKIAVIGLGYVGLPLAVEFGKKYYTIGYDVNSQRIAELKQGYDRTGEVSDTDLQACSLLMYTTYLEDLRKCNIFIISVPTPIDYYKVPDLEPLRKASKSVGQILSPQSIVIYESTVYPGVTEEVCVPILEQESKLKFNQDFFVGYSPERINPGDHNHRLTTIKKVTSGSTPEVADLVDRLYASIIPAGTHKASSIRVAEAAKVIENIQRDINIAFVNELSIIFHLLGIDTEEVLAAASTKWNFLPFRPGLVGGHCIGVDPYYLTYKAAACNYHPELILAGRRINDNMGFYVAAQFLKLLVKKGIDLPNARVLVMGLTFKENCPDLRNTRVVDIIKELQSYGLEVDIYDPWVDPQQAKREYGISLIEELSHQWDGIIIAVAHQQFHEMGSTGIRALLKTPGVLYDVKWVLSKEDVDGRL, from the coding sequence ATGCTTAATTTTTCTGATACTTTTAAGATTGCTGTGATTGGCTTAGGTTATGTTGGTCTTCCTTTGGCCGTTGAATTTGGCAAGAAGTACTATACTATTGGTTATGATGTTAATAGCCAACGTATCGCTGAACTTAAGCAGGGATATGACAGAACAGGAGAGGTCAGTGACACTGATTTGCAAGCGTGTTCCTTGCTAATGTACACAACCTATCTCGAAGATTTAAGAAAATGTAATATTTTTATTATTTCTGTCCCCACTCCAATAGATTATTACAAAGTTCCAGATCTTGAACCTTTAAGAAAAGCTTCCAAGAGTGTTGGTCAGATTTTATCACCTCAGTCTATAGTTATCTATGAATCTACTGTTTATCCGGGTGTAACAGAAGAAGTTTGTGTTCCCATCCTTGAGCAGGAATCCAAACTAAAATTTAATCAAGATTTTTTTGTTGGTTATAGCCCTGAACGAATAAATCCGGGGGATCATAACCATCGTTTAACCACAATTAAAAAAGTTACCTCTGGTTCAACACCTGAAGTTGCTGATTTAGTTGATCGCCTATATGCATCAATTATTCCAGCGGGAACACACAAGGCAAGCTCGATTAGAGTGGCCGAAGCGGCAAAAGTAATTGAAAATATTCAACGAGATATTAATATTGCTTTTGTGAATGAGCTATCTATTATTTTTCACCTATTGGGCATTGATACAGAAGAAGTGTTAGCTGCTGCAAGCACAAAATGGAATTTCTTGCCCTTTCGTCCGGGATTGGTCGGTGGCCACTGTATTGGCGTTGATCCCTACTATCTAACTTACAAAGCAGCAGCTTGCAATTATCACCCTGAACTGATTCTGGCTGGTCGCCGTATCAACGATAACATGGGCTTTTATGTAGCAGCGCAATTTCTGAAGTTACTCGTCAAAAAGGGAATTGACTTACCTAATGCTCGTGTACTTGTTATGGGACTAACCTTTAAGGAAAATTGCCCCGATTTACGCAACACACGTGTCGTTGACATTATCAAAGAACTGCAAAGTTATGGCCTAGAGGTTGATATTTACGATCCTTGGGTAGATCCCCAACAGGCCAAGAGAGAATATGGAATTTCCCTTATTGAAGAGTTATCTCATCAGTGGGACGGAATCATTATTGCTGTTGCCCACCAGCAGTTTCATGAAATGGGTAGTACTGGCATTCGTGCTCTCTTGAAAACACCGGGAGTTCTTTATGATGTGAAGTGGGTATTATCGAAGGAAGATGTGGACGGCCGCCTTTAG
- a CDS encoding glycosyltransferase family 4 protein, translating to MAIKDHYRIPKLDGLSLILLCNNAQMLINFRRDLILELIHTGAEVHCLAPDYTEAEISKLSEIGARCHHFYLVRNGTNPCQEIKSLFSIIKTIKKINADSLLAISSKPIIWGLLASRFVGIKFRSALFTGLGYAFTPDHQLKSKKLKIILIFLYRICLPIADKIIFQNKDDCHEITQACGLNPCKTLIIKGTGVNLQEWSYCEPFSRPLTFTLVARLLIEKGVLEFLEASKYLKALYPQVRFWLIGGLDSNPGSLSEAQIKEFTELGIVEWFGFVNIKEYLPSTSVFVLPSYREGVPRSTQEAMAMGRPVITTDVPGCRETVIDGYNGYLIPPRDVNALITAMRKFIEQPSLIPSMGYHSYQMALDLFDVKKINAQYLKLLSSC from the coding sequence ATGGCAATCAAAGATCACTATAGAATACCCAAGCTAGATGGGTTGTCATTGATATTGCTTTGCAACAATGCTCAGATGTTAATTAATTTCAGAAGAGATTTGATTTTAGAATTAATTCATACAGGTGCTGAGGTTCATTGTTTAGCTCCAGATTATACAGAAGCAGAAATTTCAAAACTAAGTGAAATAGGTGCCAGATGTCATCATTTTTACCTTGTTCGTAATGGCACGAATCCTTGTCAAGAAATTAAATCTCTCTTCTCTATTATTAAAACAATAAAAAAAATTAATGCTGATAGTCTCTTGGCTATTAGCTCGAAGCCAATTATTTGGGGATTACTAGCCTCGAGATTTGTTGGTATAAAATTCCGCTCTGCATTATTCACGGGCTTAGGTTATGCATTTACTCCTGACCATCAATTAAAATCAAAAAAATTGAAGATTATTCTCATTTTTTTATACAGGATATGCTTACCTATTGCGGATAAAATTATCTTTCAAAATAAAGATGATTGTCATGAAATTACTCAAGCATGTGGCCTAAATCCTTGTAAAACTTTAATCATTAAAGGGACAGGCGTTAATCTTCAAGAATGGTCGTATTGCGAGCCTTTTTCTCGTCCATTAACATTTACTTTAGTTGCAAGATTACTCATTGAAAAAGGAGTATTAGAGTTTTTAGAGGCATCTAAATACTTAAAAGCTCTGTATCCTCAAGTTCGATTTTGGTTAATTGGTGGACTAGATAGCAATCCGGGGAGCTTATCTGAAGCACAAATTAAGGAATTTACAGAGCTTGGTATAGTTGAGTGGTTTGGCTTTGTTAATATCAAAGAGTATCTACCCAGTACTAGTGTGTTTGTCTTACCTTCCTACCGTGAGGGTGTTCCCCGCAGTACGCAAGAAGCAATGGCTATGGGTCGACCAGTGATTACTACGGACGTGCCAGGCTGCCGTGAAACGGTTATTGACGGCTATAATGGTTACCTTATTCCGCCTCGGGATGTGAATGCTCTGATAACCGCAATGCGGAAATTTATTGAACAACCTAGTTTGATTCCTTCAATGGGGTATCATAGCTATCAAATGGCCTTGGACTTATTTGATGTCAAAAAGATTAATGCTCAATACCTCAAATTGCTCAGTTCATGTTAG
- a CDS encoding EpsG family protein — MPKWYWVFLFSIYVAFIGLRFEVGGDWFQYIDVLEASRYQPWVGFEALLGDPAYHWINKIAAALNQEIYFVNLCVAVIYTSCLFAFCQKLKNPYLGLTVAFPYLTTVVAMGYTRQAGAIALELLALMALESNKKINSILFFILALLFHKTAIFLILVPILMFLFDVLKTGKIINILLVLALLLIALSGAIAITNISDRFLVHYIGAGMSSSGALIRLSMNLLPATIFLIEYYTGHNFFRTSSKVYLALSWLVIFSFALLLTGSSTAADRLALYLIPIQIYVLGNLPYLFLTQSREIFYRWMLLVLGYSFLVLWVWLQFADHAFAWLPYRMYPFI; from the coding sequence ATGCCGAAGTGGTATTGGGTATTTCTTTTTAGTATTTATGTCGCTTTTATTGGTCTGAGATTTGAAGTTGGTGGAGACTGGTTTCAGTATATAGATGTACTAGAAGCTTCTAGATATCAGCCATGGGTAGGCTTTGAAGCTCTACTTGGTGACCCTGCCTATCACTGGATTAATAAGATTGCTGCTGCTCTTAATCAGGAAATTTATTTTGTAAACTTATGTGTTGCAGTGATTTACACAAGCTGTTTATTTGCTTTTTGTCAAAAACTGAAAAATCCTTACTTGGGTTTAACAGTTGCTTTCCCATACTTAACGACTGTTGTAGCAATGGGCTATACTCGCCAAGCAGGAGCGATCGCTTTAGAGCTACTAGCGTTAATGGCATTAGAATCCAATAAAAAAATAAATTCAATTCTGTTTTTTATTTTGGCATTACTGTTTCATAAGACAGCAATATTTCTGATATTAGTGCCGATATTAATGTTTTTATTTGACGTACTAAAAACAGGAAAAATAATTAATATTCTACTTGTGTTAGCATTATTATTGATAGCTCTATCTGGTGCAATTGCAATTACTAACATCAGCGATAGATTTTTAGTTCACTATATCGGAGCAGGGATGTCATCTTCAGGTGCTTTAATTCGACTATCCATGAATCTCTTACCTGCAACTATTTTTTTAATCGAATACTATACAGGGCATAATTTCTTTAGAACTTCTTCAAAAGTTTATCTTGCTTTATCTTGGCTAGTTATTTTTTCTTTTGCACTCTTGCTGACAGGTTCTTCAACTGCTGCCGATCGCCTTGCGCTGTACCTAATACCTATTCAGATCTATGTTCTAGGAAATCTGCCCTACCTCTTTCTGACTCAAAGCCGAGAAATATTTTATCGATGGATGCTTCTAGTACTTGGTTACAGTTTTTTAGTATTATGGGTATGGCTGCAATTTGCTGATCATGCTTTCGCGTGGTTACCCTATCGCATGTATCCTTTTATTTAA